From the genome of Longispora fulva:
GGGGCCGTCGGGAATCGGACGGTTGCGGGCGCCCGGGATGTGGCCGGCCACGCGGTCGATCGGCTCGACCTCGCCCCGGAACCGCTCGGCGGCCCGGACGTCGAACAGCCGGCCCCGGCCGGCGAACTCCAGCGCGCCCGCCGCGTCCACGGTCGGCATCGAGCCGGGCGTGACCACGACGTCACCGCGCTCGGGGGTGGGGGTGTCCGTGCTCACAGTGCCGTCCCAGGCGGCGAACCCGCCGTCGAGCACGTACACCTCGGTCAGGCCGGCCCAGCGCAGGGTCCACCAGGCGCGGCCGGCGGCCAGACCGTCTCCGCCGTCGTACACCAGAACGGGACGATCCTGGCGAACCCCGGCGGCCCGGAG
Proteins encoded in this window:
- a CDS encoding sulfurtransferase; translated protein: MTILDVRWRLVGQPGRSDYLAGHLPGAVFVDLDADLSGRPGTAGRHPLPDPSHLQEALRAAGVRQDRPVLVYDGGDGLAAGRAWWTLRWAGLTEVYVLDGGFAAWDGTVSTDTPTPERGDVVVTPGSMPTVDAAGALEFAGRGRLFDVRAAERFRGEVEPIDRVAGHIPGARNRPIPDGPDYGSKDEPLALYCGSGVTAAQAALAATLAGYTPSVYVGSWSEWISDPDRPVALGE